In one window of Denticeps clupeoides chromosome 2, fDenClu1.1, whole genome shotgun sequence DNA:
- the LOC114784615 gene encoding gamma-crystallin M2-like, producing MNMGRVTFYEDRNFMGRSWDCMGDCADMHSYMSRCHSCRVHSGCFMAYDGANYMGNSYFMRRGEYGDYMNMFGWNNCIRSCRYIPMYRGNYRMRIYDRNDFGGQMHEFMDDCDNCMDRYRMNGCMSCHVMDGHWLMYEQPHYRGRMWYFGPGEYRNFMNMGWGNMRFMSMRRVMDSWY from the exons ATGAACATGGGAAGA GTCACCTTCTACGAGGACAGGAACTTCATGGGACGTTCCTGGGACTGTATGGGCGACTGCGCCGACATGCACTCCTACATGAGCCGTTGCCACTCCTGCAGGGTGCACAGTGGCTGCTTCATGGCTTATGATGGAGCCAACTACATGGGTAACAGCTACTTCATGAGGAGGGGCGAGTACGGCgactacatgaacatgtttggaTGGAACAACTGCATCAGATCCTGCCGCTATATCCCCATG TACAGAGGAAACTACAGAATGAGGATCTACGATAGAAATGACTTCGGAGGCCAGATGCACGAGTTCATGGACGACTGTGACAACTGCATGGACCGCTACCGCATGAACGGCTGcatgtcctgtcatgtgatggACGGCCACTGGCTCATGTACGAGCAGCCCCACTACAGAGGCAGGATGTGGTACTTCGGACCTGGAGAGTACAGGAACTTCATGAATATGGGCTGGGGCAACATGCGCTTCATGAGCATGAGGCGTGTCATGGATTCCTGGTACTAA